The genomic stretch TAGTAATAGCTACTGGTTCAAACCATTCCATAATTCCATCATTTGTACAGTATTTGAAAAGAGCTAGGATTTACGGTATTGAAAGTCAAGATAGAATAGTAACTAGGGGAAAAGCAATTAGGCTAATCTCGTATTTCTCAAAAGGAATTTTCTTGCATTGGAAAGAACAGAAAAAACTTTATCCTAAAAAAGGAATCGTGGTAGGCCCAATAGTTGAAAAACCTAAGTACAAAGCAGAGAATGGTGACTATATCTTAGTAACAACCGGAAGCCAAGGATTTAAGGAGTTATTTAATCGTCTTATTAACTTAGATTTAGAGAATGTAGTTGTTCAAACAGGAAAAATAGATCCTAACATATATAAGGACAAAAAGCCAAATTGGAAATTCTTCTCTTTCGATCCAGATATAGAAAAATGGATAGCCAAGGCTAAATTAATTATAACACACCAGGGTAAGACAGCAATGGAAGCTGTAGTAATGTATAAGAAACCCTCAATTATAGTTTACAATAAATCGTGGATTTATGCTGCTACAAAAGAAGATAGTAGACTTTATGCTGAAATATTAGGAGCAACATTCCTAGATGACCCATCTACTTGGGATTCAGATGAAGTCTTGCTTAAAGCAATTGAGAAAGCTAATAAACCCAAGGATTATGAAATAGGCACGCAAAAGCTAGTAGATTTAATTTTAAGTGAGTTAACTAGAAAATAATACTAGTGATGAGACGAGCGCACACTGATGAGATGAAGACGTCACTGCGTACTGATGAGATAATTCAAAAACTTATTCAAGAATTCGAGAAGAATACAGAGCTCTTAAGACAAGCTGGATGGATTGTTAGTGATGTAAATTCATTCGAATGGTGGGACGGATTAAAGACAGCTGATGAAATTTTAATTTCATCTATATTAGTGCAAATGACTAAGTGGGAAATAGTTAAAAAAGTAATTGAAAGACTGAGACAAATAGGCTTAAATAAACTCGATAAATTAGCTGCTTTATCTGAAAAAGAAATTGAAGAATTTATTAAAGGAGTTAATTTTTATAAGACCAAGGCTAAAAGGCTAAAGAAATTAGCTCTTATAGTTAAAGAGAAAGGATTAGAAAATATAGTTAAGAATGAGAAAAATTTGAAAGAAATTGAGGGAATAGGAGACGAAACAGCAGAGTCTTTACAACTTTTTATAGCTAACGTTCCTGTCTTTCCAAGATCCGAATATGCTTCTAGGATTTTAAGCAGAATTTTAGGTGAAAAAATAAGTAAAAAAGGAGCTAAAATATTAGCTGAAAGTTACTTAAAAAATGATGTATATAAACTTAAACTTTTTCATGCTGGAATAGTTACCATTGGTAAAATTTTTTGTTTAAGTAAACCTAAGTGCAATAGTTGCATATTTAAAGATTTGTGTGCATATTATAAACATGTGGTGAAAAGTTGAAACTTTACGAGTTTGAGGGAAAGGAACTTTTTAGGGAAGTAGGAATTCCAGTACCAAAAGGCATAGTTACAGATAAACCAATAAAATGGGAAGGAAAGGCTGTAGTTAAATCTCAACTACTTGAAGGTGCAAGAGGAAAAAGAGGATTAGTAAGAGTAACTGAAAATGTTGAGGAGACTATAAACGAACTTATGAAGTTAGGAGTTAATAAATTCCTTGTAGAAGAATTTATTCCACATGAAAAAGAAATCTACTTGTCAGCATTAATAGATAGAGATGTCGCAGAGCCTATTATTGTAGCATCACCAGAAGGCGGAATAGATATAGAGAGTAGTAAAAATGTAAAGATTTTTCATATACCAATTGAAAGAGGAATAAGATCTTATGATGTTATCAAAATTGAAAAATATCTTAATGTTAAAGGTCTTGAACCCATAATTAAAGGATTATACAAATTAGTTACTGAATATGATGCCGAATTAGCTGAAATAAACCCATTAGCTGTCACAGTGGACGGAAGGCTTTACGCTTTAGACTCAAAAGTAATCTTAGAAGATAACGCATTATTTAGACATCAAGATTTATTAGAAAAAATTGGAAGATCACCTAGTAAAGATGCATATGTAGAGTTAGATGGAGACATTGGGATTATAGGTAATGGGGCGGGACTAACTATGGCTACTATGGATATGGTTAAATTAATGGGGGGAAGCCCAGCTGATTTCTATGATGTTGGTGGTGGAGCAGATAGGGAAAAAGTTAAAGAAGCAGTATTGAAAATTGGTTCAAACCCCAAAATTAAGAAAATCATTATAAATATTTATGGAGGAATAACAAAATGTGACGAGGTAGCACTTGGAATAGCTGATGCATATAGTTTAATAAAGAAACCCATTTATGTAAGACTTGTAGGGACAAACGAAGAACAAGGAAGAAAGATACTCGAAGAAAAAGGTATTAAATATTATACTGATGCATTAAGTTGCATAGGTGATGCATTACGCTCATAAATAGAGACACCAGAGTACTAGTTCAAGGAATTACTGGTAAAGAAGGATCATTCCACACTAAACAAATGCTCAGTTACGGAACTAAAATCGTTGCTGGTGTAAGTCCAAGCAAAGGTGGAACTAACATTCATGGAGTACCGGTTTATGATACTGTTGAAGATGCACTTAAAGAGCACGAAATAGATGCTAGTATTGTATTCGTACCAGCAAAATTTGCACCAGATGCTATCTACGAAGCAATTGACGGCGGAATAAAATTAGTTGTAATAATAACAGAACACATACCAGTTCTTGATATGTTGAAAATAGTTAGATATGCTAAAGCAAAAGGAACTAGAATTATTGGCCCCAATTGCCCAGGTATAATAGTTCCAGAAGAGACTTTAATAGGAATTCTTCCACCTAGAGCTTTTAAGAAAGGAAAAATTGGTATCGTGTCTAGATCTGGAACATTAACCTACGAAGTTGCTGAAATGGTGAAAAAAGATTATGGACAATCTACTGTTATTGGAATTGGTGGGGATCCTATAATAGGAACTGATATGATTGAGATTGTGAAAATGTTTGAGGAAGACCCAGAAACAGAGAGTATAGTAATGATAGGGGAAATTGGCGGTACGATGGAAGAGAGAGTTGCAAAGATGAAAAGTGAAGGAAAAATAAAGAAAAAAATAGTTGCATATATTGCAGGTATGACTGCACCAAGAGAAAAAAGAATGGGGCATGCTGGAGCTGTAGTGTATATGGGCATGGGAACGTTCGAAAGTAAAATAAAAGCTTTAACAGAGGCTGGAATACCAATTGCAAAAACACCTTACGAAATACCTAAGTTACTTTCTTCTTGATCTAATAAATACTACTAAAGCTACAACTATCACTACAGTAAAACCTCCTATTAGCACATATTCTGATGATAAAGAATCAGATGAAGATAAGACTGCTTCTTTTATTCCAACAATTTCTCCTTGATTGAAATTAGAGAAGATTATCGATATTTTTCCACCATCAGGAAAGAAGAGAACATAATAGTGACCTATCATTACACCCATGAAAGGATATGACTTATTATCATAATTGTAAGTAGTTTCCCAGAATATATTACCATATACTGAAGTCTCTTGAACTATTATAGAGTAAGCACTTCCGTTTACATATATTGTACCACTAGGCTCCACCCACGGAAACTCACTTATTGGTAAAATTACTGTTGCATATCCTTGAGAAGAAATATTTAGAGCACTTACTGTCAAATTCCTTATATTTAAGTTGTAATAAGAGAATGTAGCATGAGGAGAGACTACATAGACCTCTTTATGTAGAGTATTACCCTTGAAAAGATAGTCTAAATTAACTTTATACACATTATATGTCTTTATAAAATTAGGTAGTGGTTTTACAAAGTTTAATTTTACACTGAAATTAAATTTAATATGATTTTCGTAAGTTTTATTGTAAATTAATATAGGGAAACCGTATTGAGAAGATACAATGATATAGCTTCCACCTGGAGAATAGAACTTTATAACTGGGATATTAGCAGAGCCATTGTTTATAGAGAAAGTTGAAGTAGTAAAATTAGTAAATAATGAGATGATTGGAAGATAATACTGATTATAGTAAAGATCATAATAAGTAAGAACTCCATTTAAATTAAAAGACGATATATTTGAGTGTGGCGAAAGTGGAGGTATATAGGTGGTAAAGTTACTTAACACGTGAACATTAAAACTTGTATTCTCCCATGTCATGTTAAAATTATAGATGTAAATAAGGTACTGATTTTGTGTTGTATAATATGAAGAAGAATATAGTGTGTAGGAGAAAATCATACCGGGGATTAAGAACGAGAAAAGAATGATGGAGAGTGACATGCTAAGTAATATAAGATGTTAAGGGTTATTAAAAACTTTCATAAGTATGGGCCCGGCGGGACTTGAACCCGCGACCTCCCGGTTTCTGAGCACCCTATCAGCCGGGCGCTCCACCAAGCTAAGCTACGGGCCCATATTAATCATTATAACTAACCTTTTTAAGACTTTTTGTTAAAATTAAAGTCATAATGATGAGCGATGGGCGGATTGATTGATGATAACAAAAATATAAAGAAAGACTGATCTGAATATTAACTAGATAGGGATTAATTTATTCATTTAACTATCGCATATATCCAATTCACGCATAATATACCCATTTAAAGGAGTTAGGGACTAGCTAGGTTTGCGGTCTCAAATAAAATAATAAAGAGATAAGGTATTCTTTCCATATGATTATCTATAAGTCTAGTAAAGTATTTTTAGTATTGAAAGAAATTAAAATCTGCATTGTTGAGTCCTTCAATTTTTCAGCTGTTAGGCTAATCAAACGTTGATTTAAAAGTAAGTTCTGCACTGTTTCTGATAAAAATCCAAGCAATTCACAACACATTGAGACTCTTAATATCTAAAAACTGAAGTGTTTCAAAAGCTATTTTTATCTCAGTATACTATATATTAGTCTTAGTAAAAGTTTCAAATCGTCATTTTTTAGACTATAGCTTAGTTTGAAGAACTATATGCTTATAGCTGAGATATCTCGAATTTAAATCTTGGCAGAGCCGATTTTTAATCTCAAGTATAAAAGTACTAATAAGGATTTGTTTAAAAACCAAAATTTACTGAAAAAACTTATGTGCACCCAATCTCATAGTGGTTTGTACTAGTGTTATATATCCTTAAAATAGAAAATAAAAATTCCTAAATATTATAATAGCTAATTATATATAAATAGCTGTTTCGGAGAGCGCAAAAATAAATAAAGATGATCTTATCTATCTCAATTATTGTTTCACAGCTAGACTTAGCCTATTCTTCTCAAAGTCAGTAAAGTTGAGAAGAGTTTTTCCTAGACTCCTCATATAGTTTCCCTTTCCAAATTTAATCATATCGTTTGCCAGTTGAGGAACCCATGAAAGTATATGTTTTATTATGAACTTTTCTGCACTCTCTACTTGGCCGATGCTATATAAAAAGGATGTAAATTCAAACTCTACTGCTACATGGTCAGGCAAGGACTTCATTGCTTTTATGCCATATTCGCTGTAAATTTCCGCTACTTCAAGAGCTGAATTTCCGTAAACTGTCTTTTCTCTGTACCATGATTCGTAAGGTGGGCAAAGGAGCTTAGGATAATCATTTATGAAGCAAGAGGTATACTCAGTTGCTAGCTTATCATAGTCACCTTGCTTCACCATAAGTATTATATTTTCTACCTCTTTATAATATGGTCTATTTAAAATCCCGCCAAGAAGTGACTCGGCTTGATAATTAAACCTTGGACCTAAAAGTAGATAAGAAAAGAGTTTGTAGTCAACCCACATTTAGATCAAACCTCTTGGGTTTAAACTTAGCTGAGATAAATCTTCTTTGAAATGAATATTCAGCTCTGTGCCTAGGGCATCTTTCAAGCCACTCATCATCACATTCTAATCCTCTCTCCTTCATAATCTTCTTGACATGGTTTAAACTCTTCCTTGATCCCACAGGCTCTCCACAGACTCTGCATCTTACTAAATAATCTTCCATTATAACTTTCGCAGCAGGAACTCCTTTAGACCTCTTAATAGTTATTGCCTTCTTTCCATTACATTCATTATCTCCTTCGGGACAGACGTTTACACAGATGTTACATCCTATGCACTTTTTCGAATCGAATACTATCTTTTCACTATCAGTTGTTCTCTCAAGCGTTAGTGCTGAAGAGGGACACCACTTTATACAACTCTCGCAGATCGTACATTTGTTCTGATCTATAATGACATCATATGTTATGTCGGATATATTACTTAGCGAGTTTAATATTACTTTTCTAGCTTCACTTCTATTAGTTAGAAATTCAAAAGTTAGCTGTAGTTCCTTAGCTTCCTTCATTTCAATAATCCCCTCTGGAGTAATTAGGGAAATGCCTCCTATTTCATTGTTAAGATCGTTTACAACAGACTTAAGGAACGATAGGTTTTTAGATAACTCACATCCTGGACACTTTAAAGTAACCTTTCCACTACTTCTTAGTAACACTATGTCCTCTGGAGAGAGCATTCCTATACAAGGTAACTTTATAGAGTTTCCCGAGTCCTTATAACATGAAATTACCTTATCTCCTTTAACTCTAGCTAGCTCAAATATTGAATGCTGTGATACTGATGGAAACTCTATTGCACTCATGGGACATGAACTTACACAGAGCCCACAAGAAGTGCACTTATCATAGTTTATTATAACTCCCGTCTTCTTATCTATGGTAATTGCCTTATACGGACATGAGTCTTGACATACTGTACACGCTCTATGAAATCCTTTACACATTTCACTTATGTAAACAGGCTTATCTATTCTATCTTTTATCTTTTGTAGATTCCCAGTAATTACTTCTCTTCTACTGACTTGAAGAGGTTTCTCCTCAACTAATGCTAGGTCTGCAGCCCACGCATTCTCCAAGATGGTAACATTTTCTTTAATTGCCATCTCTCCCCAAGAATGGTCAATGACTCTAACAAGAAGAGGATTAATTCCAGCTCTCAATGCAGCCTCTTTATAAAGCTTTAAATGAGTTTCGTCATATATACCAACTATAACTACAGCCCTAGAACCAAGATTTTTGAGCTTCATTGCTATTTGCAGGGGATCACATGAATTAAATCCAGAAGGATTTTTATTATGGTCACAAGAGTGATAAAAAATACCTACTTTCAATTTAATTAAGGGGTTTAAAAAAAGATCACTCATATCTCATCACTTAAATATCCAATGTTTTACTTCTTCTTCCTCCTCTAATGGGAGTAAGAGGACTCCAAAGGTATAAACTCCTAATAAAAGAAGAACAGATCCTACAAACCAGATAATGTCATAGTAACTGATTCCAAAGGGCAATATACTCCATAAAGGTCCATGGTTAAAAACACTCCTAAACTCGTATACCCAGTTACTGTTAGAAGGACTCACTGGAGAGATCGTATAATACCATGTTATAGCTTGCGGGATCACATCTGCAATAGTAACTATTGCAAACATACCTAATAAGCTAAATATTGCGGCCGCAAACAAGGTTATTTTGTTTCCTATCTTGTATGAAATTGCATAAAGGATTATTGGAATTAGTATTCCAACGACTACTGTACCACCCCAGAATACATCGCTCCATCCACCCGATATTAATAATTGTGCCCAAGGATAAGTCTCTTGGTTTGTAGCTGTGATCCACATCCACCAAAGCGTTAAGAATCCTACAGCTATAGTTGCCAGTAATCCATCTCTAGCTAATATCTTATACATACTGTTTTCTCTTATAACTGAAGAAACATTTTGCTTTTGAGTAGATGGAGGATCGTTTTTAGACTCTTTTTTTAACCATGAATATAGAGGGCTAACGAAAGATATCATTCCTATACCGGAATAGAAGGATAACACTACGAATAGTAGTGGCATAAACGACCCAAATTCAAAGACCCAGGTAGATAGGTAACCAAACACTGATCCTAAGTTAGCGTCTAATATAAGCTCAACTGTTACAGCATAGCCAGCTATTAGAATTCCGATCTTGGACAATTGATACGCAAGAATTGGCTTCTTGTCTTTTCTTTCAGCTTTCTCGCCTATAATTGCCAAAATTAATGCTATTATACCAATACCTACAAGTACATAAAGAATGCCGTTCCATGCTATTCTGGAAGTATCTCTGAAGCTTAAGTAGATATATACCGCTTCACCAGGCTTAAATACCGAGGCAAATACCATAATCCATCCTGGTATCAGTACAGCTAGAGCAATCCACTCGTTCCTTAACTTAACCTTCTCAAACGGATTTCTTTCTTTATGATTCTTGTTAAATATCTCATAAAGCGAATTGTAAGTACTCACACCAGTGCCTATTACTCCGAAGAACATATAGCCTATCACTAATAGCCCCCATGGTATTGGAGCGTTATTAGGCTCT from Sulfolobus sp. S-194 encodes the following:
- a CDS encoding glycosyltransferase yields the protein MSELLIIASGGGHTGFGRAIAEYLPFKPDFVIPENDKNSEEMIKNLARKIYYVKKGKEPNEGNIQFLKNIFKILSQSGKIEKYRVVIATGSNHSIIPSFVQYLKRARIYGIESQDRIVTRGKAIRLISYFSKGIFLHWKEQKKLYPKKGIVVGPIVEKPKYKAENGDYILVTTGSQGFKELFNRLINLDLENVVVQTGKIDPNIYKDKKPNWKFFSFDPDIEKWIAKAKLIITHQGKTAMEAVVMYKKPSIIVYNKSWIYAATKEDSRLYAEILGATFLDDPSTWDSDEVLLKAIEKANKPKDYEIGTQKLVDLILSELTRK
- a CDS encoding succinate--CoA ligase subunit beta: MKLYEFEGKELFREVGIPVPKGIVTDKPIKWEGKAVVKSQLLEGARGKRGLVRVTENVEETINELMKLGVNKFLVEEFIPHEKEIYLSALIDRDVAEPIIVASPEGGIDIESSKNVKIFHIPIERGIRSYDVIKIEKYLNVKGLEPIIKGLYKLVTEYDAELAEINPLAVTVDGRLYALDSKVILEDNALFRHQDLLEKIGRSPSKDAYVELDGDIGIIGNGAGLTMATMDMVKLMGGSPADFYDVGGGADREKVKEAVLKIGSNPKIKKIIINIYGGITKCDEVALGIADAYSLIKKPIYVRLVGTNEEQGRKILEEKGIKYYTDALSCIGDALRS
- the nrfD gene encoding NrfD/PsrC family molybdoenzyme membrane anchor subunit — its product is MNKKEITLIIWTAVFIVIGGGILFYGMSFNPFAWFGGNVTFTEPNNAPIPWGLLVIGYMFFGVIGTGVSTYNSLYEIFNKNHKERNPFEKVKLRNEWIALAVLIPGWIMVFASVFKPGEAVYIYLSFRDTSRIAWNGILYVLVGIGIIALILAIIGEKAERKDKKPILAYQLSKIGILIAGYAVTVELILDANLGSVFGYLSTWVFEFGSFMPLLFVVLSFYSGIGMISFVSPLYSWLKKESKNDPPSTQKQNVSSVIRENSMYKILARDGLLATIAVGFLTLWWMWITATNQETYPWAQLLISGGWSDVFWGGTVVVGILIPIILYAISYKIGNKITLFAAAIFSLLGMFAIVTIADVIPQAITWYYTISPVSPSNSNWVYEFRSVFNHGPLWSILPFGISYYDIIWFVGSVLLLLGVYTFGVLLLPLEEEEEVKHWIFK
- a CDS encoding 4Fe-4S dicluster domain-containing protein; this encodes MSDLFLNPLIKLKVGIFYHSCDHNKNPSGFNSCDPLQIAMKLKNLGSRAVVIVGIYDETHLKLYKEAALRAGINPLLVRVIDHSWGEMAIKENVTILENAWAADLALVEEKPLQVSRREVITGNLQKIKDRIDKPVYISEMCKGFHRACTVCQDSCPYKAITIDKKTGVIINYDKCTSCGLCVSSCPMSAIEFPSVSQHSIFELARVKGDKVISCYKDSGNSIKLPCIGMLSPEDIVLLRSSGKVTLKCPGCELSKNLSFLKSVVNDLNNEIGGISLITPEGIIEMKEAKELQLTFEFLTNRSEARKVILNSLSNISDITYDVIIDQNKCTICESCIKWCPSSALTLERTTDSEKIVFDSKKCIGCNICVNVCPEGDNECNGKKAITIKRSKGVPAAKVIMEDYLVRCRVCGEPVGSRKSLNHVKKIMKERGLECDDEWLERCPRHRAEYSFQRRFISAKFKPKRFDLNVG
- a CDS encoding endonuclease III domain-containing protein yields the protein MRRAHTDEMKTSLRTDEIIQKLIQEFEKNTELLRQAGWIVSDVNSFEWWDGLKTADEILISSILVQMTKWEIVKKVIERLRQIGLNKLDKLAALSEKEIEEFIKGVNFYKTKAKRLKKLALIVKEKGLENIVKNEKNLKEIEGIGDETAESLQLFIANVPVFPRSEYASRILSRILGEKISKKGAKILAESYLKNDVYKLKLFHAGIVTIGKIFCLSKPKCNSCIFKDLCAYYKHVVKS
- the sucD gene encoding succinate--CoA ligase subunit alpha yields the protein MTLINRDTRVLVQGITGKEGSFHTKQMLSYGTKIVAGVSPSKGGTNIHGVPVYDTVEDALKEHEIDASIVFVPAKFAPDAIYEAIDGGIKLVVIITEHIPVLDMLKIVRYAKAKGTRIIGPNCPGIIVPEETLIGILPPRAFKKGKIGIVSRSGTLTYEVAEMVKKDYGQSTVIGIGGDPIIGTDMIEIVKMFEEDPETESIVMIGEIGGTMEERVAKMKSEGKIKKKIVAYIAGMTAPREKRMGHAGAVVYMGMGTFESKIKALTEAGIPIAKTPYEIPKLLSS
- a CDS encoding molecular chaperone TorD family protein produces the protein MWVDYKLFSYLLLGPRFNYQAESLLGGILNRPYYKEVENIILMVKQGDYDKLATEYTSCFINDYPKLLCPPYESWYREKTVYGNSALEVAEIYSEYGIKAMKSLPDHVAVEFEFTSFLYSIGQVESAEKFIIKHILSWVPQLANDMIKFGKGNYMRSLGKTLLNFTDFEKNRLSLAVKQ